Sequence from the Amycolatopsis sp. NBC_00345 genome:
CCAGGTGTGCGGCGATGTCGTCGAGCAGCTCGGCGCGGGTGGCGGCGGGCAGTCCGGCGCCGGCCCGGCGCAACCGGTCCAGGTAGTCGGTGATCAGCGCATCGGTGGTGGACAACGGCTCGCTCCTCACCAGGCTCGTGGTGGTCGGTTCGGCATTCATGACGCTCCCTTCGTCAAAAGCAGGTCGACCGCGTCGCGGAACTGCGCCCATTCGCCGCGGAAGGTTTCCAGGGATCGGCGCCCGGCCGGGGTCAGCCGGTAGTACCGCCGCGGCGGCCCCGCCGGGGACTCCTTCCAGGTCGTGACGACCAGGTCGTCGTCGCGCAGCCGGGACAGCAACGGGTAGATCGTCCCCGCCCCGGCCGCCAGCGCCTGGCTGTCG
This genomic interval carries:
- a CDS encoding PadR family transcriptional regulator, whose amino-acid sequence is MTELRRGTIAFCVLALLDERERYAVELVGALTDSQALAAGAGTIYPLLSRLRDDDLVVTTWKESPAGPPRRYYRLTPAGRRSLETFRGEWAQFRDAVDLLLTKGAS